The proteins below are encoded in one region of Thermosipho atlanticus DSM 15807:
- a CDS encoding adenine phosphoribosyltransferase, translated as MDLRKYIRDIPDFPEKGIIFRDITPLLRNPEAFKLAIDELSRKVENLDFDLIVAPEARGFIFGGALSYKLNKGFIPVRKPGKLPFTVISEKYLLEYGTAELQMHVDAIEKGQKVIIFDDVLATGGTAKALKSLVEKSGGEVVAMVFLIELTYLNPRNILANENIISLIEL; from the coding sequence GTGGACTTAAGAAAATATATACGAGATATTCCAGACTTTCCAGAAAAAGGGATAATTTTTAGAGATATTACTCCACTTTTAAGAAATCCTGAAGCTTTTAAGCTTGCAATTGATGAGCTAAGCAGAAAAGTTGAAAATTTAGACTTTGACTTAATTGTTGCTCCTGAAGCTAGAGGATTCATTTTTGGTGGCGCTTTATCTTACAAATTAAACAAGGGATTTATTCCTGTTAGAAAACCTGGAAAACTTCCTTTTACGGTAATTTCAGAAAAATATTTATTAGAATATGGTACCGCTGAACTTCAAATGCATGTTGATGCAATTGAAAAAGGTCAAAAAGTAATTATATTTGATGATGTTCTCGCAACTGGTGGAACTGCTAAAGCTTTAAAATCATTAGTTGAAAAATCTGGTGGAGAAGTTGTAGCTATGGTATTTTTAATTGAACTCACTTATTTAAATCCGAGAAATATTTTAGCTAATGAAAATATTATATCTTTGATTGAACTTTAA
- a CDS encoding nucleotidyltransferase — MKVLGLIVEYNPMHNGHLYHLNEAKKLINPDFTVAIMSGNFCQRGEPAIVNKYARTEMALRNGIDIVFELPTVFAIQDAGNFAFGAIATLDKLKFVTDFVFGSESNDVNFLNQIAEILYKQPQKFDTIIKRELKKGLSYPNARKYALQKFLKFENSKIEKLEKSNDILGIEYIHSLLKLKSKIKYHTIKRIGSNYNETELKGKISSATAIRNAIKNNLNFSATLPTINLKILTNEFENGRGPVFLESLESFVIPYLRTLTREKIEKIYGFKEGLDIRFLKAASNAGSIQEFLDLVKTKRFTYSRIRRLILYTLFNMKKEFVELSNTYGPQYLRILGFTKKGQKFLSNIKKHVEIPIISTASLYKKILNKIMNDTEKEWKVIPELYLWQFEIDILASNIYAFFYPNKSQRKSGMDFRNPIIIE; from the coding sequence ATGAAAGTTTTAGGATTAATAGTTGAATATAACCCCATGCATAATGGACATCTGTATCATTTAAATGAAGCAAAAAAATTGATTAATCCAGATTTTACAGTTGCAATAATGAGTGGTAATTTTTGTCAAAGAGGCGAACCTGCAATTGTAAACAAGTACGCAAGAACTGAGATGGCACTTAGAAACGGTATAGATATTGTTTTTGAATTACCAACTGTATTTGCTATCCAAGATGCAGGAAATTTTGCTTTTGGTGCAATTGCTACTTTAGATAAACTAAAATTTGTAACTGATTTTGTTTTTGGAAGTGAAAGTAACGATGTAAATTTCTTGAACCAAATTGCAGAAATTCTATATAAACAACCCCAAAAATTCGATACAATTATTAAAAGAGAATTAAAAAAAGGTCTCTCCTATCCAAATGCTAGGAAATATGCTTTACAAAAATTTCTAAAATTTGAAAATTCCAAAATAGAAAAATTAGAAAAATCGAATGATATTTTAGGGATTGAATATATTCATTCACTTCTTAAACTTAAAAGTAAAATTAAATACCATACTATAAAAAGAATTGGTAGTAACTACAATGAAACAGAATTAAAAGGAAAAATATCTTCAGCAACAGCTATAAGAAATGCAATAAAAAACAACTTGAATTTCTCTGCTACATTACCAACTATTAATTTGAAAATTCTCACAAATGAGTTTGAAAATGGCAGAGGACCTGTTTTTCTAGAATCATTAGAATCTTTCGTTATACCATATTTAAGAACGTTAACACGTGAAAAAATAGAAAAAATATATGGTTTCAAAGAAGGTCTAGATATAAGATTTTTAAAAGCAGCTAGTAATGCTGGAAGCATTCAAGAGTTTTTAGACCTAGTCAAAACAAAAAGATTTACTTACTCAAGGATAAGAAGGTTAATTCTTTATACCTTATTTAACATGAAAAAAGAGTTTGTTGAACTTTCAAACACCTATGGCCCACAATACCTAAGGATATTAGGATTTACAAAAAAAGGACAAAAATTCCTCTCTAACATCAAAAAACATGTTGAAATACCTATAATTAGCACTGCATCTTTATACAAGAAAATATTAAACAAAATAATGAATGACACAGAAAAAGAATGGAAAGTAATTCCAGAACTCTATCTCTGGCAATTTGAAATAGATATTTTAGCAAGTAATATTTACGCTTTCTTTTATCCTAACAAATCTCAAAGAAAATCTGGAATGGACTTTAGAAACCCTATTATAATTGAGTGA
- a CDS encoding glucose-6-phosphate isomerase (catalyzes the formation of D-fructose 6-phosphate from D-glucose 6-phosphate), protein MLKFDFTNVFNEKIPNGISENDIENQKDVIYNSINQLKNNIPGFVEVVFNRKWINSVLNIKNFVKSYENLVVVGIGGSALGNIALQNSLRPINWNFLNKKERNGNLRIFVIDNVDPDYVSSILDLIDIKETLFNVISKSGSTAEAMANYLIVRGLLETHGLNPKNHLVFTTDPKKGVLRKIAETEKITTLEIPENVGGRFSVLTPVGLLSAMAAGIDIEAIYEGAKSAYNKTINEDIWNNPSALIALVHYLYYLKGRNISVMMAYSNKLYYLADWYRQLWAESLGKAYSKDNKKINVGQTPVKALGAVDQHSQIQLYNEGPDDKIITFLKTETFERNIKIPHSHIEKELSYLQGQTLSKLLNNELYGTEAALALNGKPSLRITFPKIDEFNVGQFIMYYELATAIAGDLFNVNPYDQPGVELGKKITYALMGRKGFEEYNVTPSNERKEI, encoded by the coding sequence ATGCTGAAATTTGATTTTACAAATGTTTTTAATGAAAAAATTCCCAATGGTATCTCAGAAAATGATATAGAAAATCAAAAAGATGTCATTTACAATTCCATTAACCAGTTAAAAAATAATATACCGGGATTTGTTGAAGTAGTTTTTAATAGAAAGTGGATAAATTCCGTACTAAATATTAAAAATTTTGTAAAATCATACGAAAATTTAGTTGTTGTCGGTATTGGAGGTTCAGCTCTTGGAAACATTGCTTTACAAAATTCTTTAAGACCAATCAATTGGAATTTTCTCAATAAAAAAGAAAGAAATGGAAATTTAAGAATATTTGTTATTGACAATGTTGATCCTGATTACGTCTCTTCAATTCTTGATTTAATAGATATTAAAGAGACATTGTTTAATGTTATCTCTAAGTCTGGAAGTACTGCTGAAGCTATGGCAAATTATTTAATAGTAAGAGGATTGCTCGAAACACATGGATTAAATCCAAAAAACCACCTAGTTTTCACTACCGATCCCAAAAAAGGAGTTTTAAGAAAAATTGCAGAAACAGAAAAAATTACCACTCTTGAAATACCAGAAAATGTTGGTGGTAGGTTTAGTGTTCTAACGCCAGTTGGTCTACTCTCTGCAATGGCCGCTGGAATAGATATTGAAGCAATATATGAAGGCGCAAAAAGTGCATATAATAAAACCATAAATGAAGATATTTGGAATAATCCTTCTGCACTAATTGCTCTTGTTCACTATCTTTATTACTTAAAAGGAAGAAATATTTCTGTAATGATGGCATATTCAAATAAACTATATTACTTAGCCGATTGGTATAGACAGTTGTGGGCTGAAAGTCTTGGAAAAGCCTACTCAAAAGACAATAAAAAAATTAATGTCGGTCAAACACCGGTTAAAGCTTTAGGTGCTGTTGACCAACATTCGCAAATTCAGCTTTATAACGAAGGACCAGATGACAAAATTATAACATTTTTAAAAACTGAAACTTTTGAAAGAAATATTAAAATACCCCATTCTCATATTGAAAAAGAATTAAGTTATTTACAAGGACAGACCTTATCAAAACTTCTCAATAACGAATTGTATGGAACTGAAGCAGCATTAGCTCTCAATGGTAAACCTTCATTAAGAATAACATTTCCAAAAATTGATGAATTCAATGTTGGGCAGTTTATAATGTACTACGAACTCGCTACAGCTATTGCAGGTGATTTATTCAACGTAAATCCTTATGATCAACCAGGAGTTGAATTAGGCAAAAAAATTACTTATGCTTTAATGGGAAGGAAAGGGTTTGAAGAATACAATGTAACCCCTTCAAATGAAAGGAAGGAAATATAA
- a CDS encoding ABC transporter substrate-binding protein, whose product MKKLLVLMAVLLAVVLYAADPNVLVDVTIGEPDTLDPHLAYDTASGEVIYQVYENLIQYKGSSVSEFEPRLATEVPSVENGLIKDGGKTYIFPIRKGVKFHNGDELTPEDVEYSFERGLLYNPAGGPVWMLWYAIFGIWDVTQLVEEVAGKPYDELFDENGNPLPGAEEVFKKVYDIVDAAIEVDGDNVVFHLKRPYSPFLNVIAQGSSWGAILDKEWCIEQGLWDGQPTTWWKWHDQQKEESPLYQNAMGTGPYKFVEWDRAQQKVILEANENYWREPAKIKKVIIWGVDEFSTRKAMLEKGDADIAYIPTQYLDQVRGNPDIEIIEGLPSLVVTVLGFNWSIREDSKYIGSGKLDGNGIPPDFFSDVHARKAIAHVINYDALINDVLKGFGKRIPTALPDSLLGFDPSLPLYDFNLFKARQELMQAWNGEAWKKGFKFSVAYNLGNEARQRTAEMVKMYLEMLNPKIKVDVVGLQWPTFLDATKRGELPIFILGWLADFPDPDNFIFTYYDSKGDYSSRQGAKFREFVSTPMDELGGKSLDDLIEQAAAETDPQVRAELYKKVQEFVVKYAISVPLYQPIGVRVQRKWLKGWYPNPMRPGDDYYAYYFEGKE is encoded by the coding sequence GTGAAAAAACTGTTAGTGTTGATGGCAGTATTGCTAGCTGTAGTATTATATGCAGCCGATCCAAACGTTTTAGTTGACGTAACAATTGGTGAACCAGATACTCTTGATCCACATTTGGCCTATGATACGGCAAGTGGTGAGGTTATTTACCAAGTATATGAGAATCTTATCCAATACAAAGGTTCAAGTGTTTCTGAATTTGAACCAAGATTGGCAACAGAAGTACCTTCTGTTGAAAACGGTTTGATTAAAGATGGCGGAAAAACATACATTTTCCCAATAAGGAAAGGGGTAAAGTTCCACAATGGTGATGAATTAACACCTGAAGATGTAGAATACAGTTTTGAAAGAGGACTCCTTTATAACCCAGCTGGTGGCCCTGTGTGGATGCTCTGGTATGCAATATTTGGTATTTGGGATGTAACACAATTGGTTGAGGAAGTTGCCGGAAAACCATATGATGAATTGTTTGATGAAAATGGTAATCCACTTCCAGGAGCAGAAGAAGTATTTAAAAAAGTATATGATATAGTTGATGCAGCTATTGAAGTTGATGGCGATAATGTGGTATTCCACCTTAAAAGACCATATTCACCATTCTTAAATGTTATTGCACAAGGTTCAAGTTGGGGTGCAATACTTGACAAAGAATGGTGTATTGAACAAGGATTGTGGGATGGGCAACCAACTACATGGTGGAAATGGCATGATCAACAAAAGGAAGAATCTCCACTTTACCAAAATGCAATGGGTACTGGTCCATACAAATTTGTTGAATGGGATAGGGCACAACAAAAAGTTATACTTGAAGCAAATGAAAATTATTGGAGAGAACCAGCAAAGATCAAAAAGGTAATTATCTGGGGTGTCGATGAATTTTCAACAAGAAAAGCAATGCTAGAGAAAGGTGATGCAGATATTGCATACATTCCAACACAATATCTTGATCAAGTAAGAGGAAATCCTGACATTGAAATAATTGAAGGACTTCCATCATTAGTTGTTACAGTTCTTGGTTTCAACTGGTCAATTAGAGAAGATAGCAAATATATAGGTAGTGGAAAACTTGATGGAAATGGTATTCCACCTGACTTCTTTAGTGATGTACATGCAAGAAAGGCAATAGCACACGTTATTAATTATGATGCTCTTATCAATGATGTATTAAAAGGTTTTGGTAAGAGAATTCCAACAGCATTGCCAGATTCATTGCTAGGTTTCGATCCTTCACTTCCACTTTATGATTTCAATTTGTTCAAAGCGAGACAAGAACTTATGCAAGCATGGAATGGTGAAGCATGGAAAAAAGGATTTAAATTTAGTGTTGCATATAACTTAGGTAACGAAGCAAGACAAAGAACTGCTGAAATGGTAAAAATGTATCTTGAAATGCTTAATCCAAAGATTAAGGTTGATGTAGTTGGGTTACAATGGCCAACATTCCTTGATGCGACAAAACGTGGTGAACTTCCAATATTTATTCTTGGATGGCTTGCAGACTTCCCAGACCCAGATAACTTTATATTCACTTACTACGATTCAAAAGGTGACTACAGTTCAAGACAAGGAGCTAAATTTAGAGAATTTGTAAGTACACCAATGGATGAACTTGGTGGTAAGAGCTTGGATGATCTTATTGAACAAGCTGCAGCTGAAACTGATCCACAAGTACGTGCTGAACTCTACAAGAAAGTTCAGGAATTTGTAGTCAAATACGCAATTAGTGTACCACTTTATCAACCAATAGGAGTACGTGTACAAAGAAAATGGTTAAAAGGTTGGTATCCAAATCCAATGAGACCAGGTGATGATTACTACGCATATTACTTTGAAGGAAAAGAATAA
- a CDS encoding Rqc2 family fibronectin-binding protein: protein MPYDGFVMNSFINNSQFIVGNFLKNIYFKKNVLYFSFSKNDLKVSLNPNYSYLTFERRDIPQDTKKHYFVDFLRSRVRNSRIIKFEQIEFERTAKLVLEKNDEIGEKHVYEVYIDIMGKHSNVIIVENNKILDAYKRIKTRFRDIIPGETFILYTGSKVNPLKNLVDLYNISENFNGRVSEFIFKNIQGFSKVTAKEVLHRCGLEDDQFSVKYLKKIIDTIENLMYEFQKGKIYLYYENNKPYEISAFLLNHLELDYETFDEPDSAISKFFEWHEQKSYVFQQKHFLESIVEKNIEKNETILSKLNYEIEKNMRYEEFRKWGELLKAYFYIIDDSRKEVELEDWETGERITIPLDENLTPIENSNKYFKLYNRMKNKLKGLKKRKKEIENELNYLYQLWYSLDDAQDIKEIEEIKNEMVETGLIKEKKQKRKIKKSEPRKIIYNGYTILIGRNNKQNDELVKKSSDEDIWLHAHGMPGAHVVIKTGGNVVNEDTLLFAAQLAAGYSKGKNSSNVPVDYTKIKYVRKTKNLKPGMVLYSNYKTLYVDPRRLENV from the coding sequence GTGCCTTACGATGGTTTTGTTATGAATTCTTTTATTAATAATTCACAATTTATTGTAGGTAACTTTTTAAAAAACATTTATTTTAAAAAAAATGTATTGTATTTTAGTTTTTCTAAAAATGATTTGAAAGTATCATTGAATCCAAACTATTCATATTTAACCTTTGAAAGAAGGGATATACCTCAAGATACTAAAAAACATTATTTTGTTGATTTTTTGAGAAGTAGGGTAAGAAATTCAAGAATAATAAAATTTGAGCAGATTGAATTTGAACGGACGGCAAAACTAGTATTGGAAAAAAATGATGAAATAGGTGAAAAGCATGTATATGAGGTTTACATTGATATAATGGGAAAACATTCAAATGTAATAATAGTTGAAAATAATAAAATTTTAGATGCATATAAAAGAATAAAAACGAGGTTTAGGGATATTATTCCTGGCGAAACATTTATTTTATATACTGGGAGTAAAGTTAATCCTCTTAAAAATTTGGTTGATTTGTACAATATCTCCGAAAATTTTAATGGAAGAGTTTCTGAATTTATATTTAAAAATATTCAAGGTTTTTCAAAAGTTACTGCTAAAGAAGTATTACATAGATGTGGTTTAGAAGATGACCAGTTTAGTGTAAAATATCTCAAAAAAATTATAGATACTATTGAAAATTTAATGTATGAGTTTCAAAAAGGTAAAATTTATTTATATTATGAAAATAACAAACCATATGAAATTTCTGCATTTTTATTAAATCATTTGGAATTGGATTATGAAACGTTTGATGAACCTGATAGTGCTATATCAAAATTTTTTGAATGGCATGAACAAAAAAGTTATGTTTTTCAACAAAAACATTTTTTGGAAAGTATTGTGGAGAAAAATATAGAAAAAAATGAAACTATATTATCAAAATTAAACTATGAAATAGAAAAAAATATGAGGTATGAAGAATTTAGAAAATGGGGTGAACTTTTAAAAGCATATTTTTATATAATAGATGATTCTCGAAAGGAAGTAGAATTAGAAGATTGGGAAACTGGTGAAAGAATAACGATACCTCTCGACGAAAATCTTACACCAATTGAAAATTCAAATAAGTATTTTAAATTGTACAATAGGATGAAAAACAAACTAAAAGGTTTGAAAAAAAGGAAAAAGGAAATAGAAAATGAATTAAATTATCTTTACCAGTTATGGTATTCTTTGGATGATGCTCAGGACATCAAGGAGATAGAAGAAATTAAAAACGAAATGGTAGAAACAGGATTAATTAAAGAAAAAAAACAAAAAAGGAAAATAAAAAAATCAGAACCACGAAAAATTATATATAATGGTTATACAATTTTAATTGGGAGGAATAATAAACAAAATGATGAATTGGTAAAAAAATCATCCGACGAAGATATATGGTTGCACGCCCATGGAATGCCTGGAGCTCATGTGGTAATAAAAACAGGGGGAAATGTTGTTAATGAAGATACGTTATTATTTGCTGCTCAGTTGGCTGCAGGTTACAGCAAAGGAAAAAACTCTTCGAATGTTCCTGTTGATTATACTAAAATTAAATATGTAAGAAAGACAAAAAATTTAAAACCAGGTATGGTTTTATACAGTAATTACAAAACTTTATATGTGGATCCCAGGAGGTTAGAAAATGTTTAA
- a CDS encoding phosphodiester glycosidase family protein, with product MKKSVIIFSLLIISICLFSNTIVYDFKAYYFNDEWVNEKILKDLSFSFVKNDKVFMARGNDLLIGKNGNITLNFEKTFYNAYKVENNELFINVSFLVQYFNLNEFTLEDGRKIYYDKLPELIRVEHQNDTINFYFTSEISKDFINIQIMDNDLIITLSPLKGMPMLIGKIDYEINNDGFIFYILSNKLKPVPILTIQNKVATLKIKYTEVETKKIRDGIIWERKVETYNGQKFLVNYLHVDPKKAEISPIISSKGIGTREDLREMIKNSRCIAGINANYFDPSTNIPIDLVIKDGKLLSDKFGLRPVFIITYDNEVFIKRILVELNVYINDLLFLVKGVNTNAKGEVLLYTEEYKLPIPYDSEKNYFLIQEGRIVDTEYYKYVPDASMILTISKKYDKYLTDVDVGTNVKFVLNTDFPFPIKHAIGAGPLLLQNGNLLPDPSTEKVSYGNGIAFSKTNRTIIAITKDNKVDFIIIEGYNNGPGMNYDMAADFLLKKGYFSAMMLDGGGSSAMVINEKVVNQDGEIQRGIPVGIGIK from the coding sequence TTGAAAAAATCAGTTATAATTTTTTCACTTTTGATAATTTCAATTTGTTTATTTTCAAACACTATCGTCTACGATTTCAAAGCTTATTATTTCAACGACGAATGGGTCAATGAAAAAATTTTGAAAGACCTTTCTTTTAGTTTTGTCAAAAATGATAAAGTATTTATGGCAAGAGGTAATGATTTATTAATTGGAAAAAATGGAAACATAACTTTAAATTTTGAAAAAACATTTTATAATGCATATAAAGTTGAAAATAATGAGCTTTTCATCAATGTCAGTTTCTTAGTACAATACTTTAATTTAAATGAATTTACTTTAGAAGATGGGAGAAAAATTTATTACGACAAACTTCCGGAATTAATTAGAGTAGAACATCAAAACGATACAATTAATTTCTATTTCACTAGTGAAATTTCAAAAGATTTTATAAACATCCAAATAATGGATAATGATCTTATCATAACTTTATCACCATTAAAGGGAATGCCTATGCTTATCGGAAAAATCGACTACGAGATAAACAATGATGGTTTTATTTTTTACATATTGAGTAATAAGTTAAAACCTGTTCCAATATTAACAATTCAAAACAAAGTTGCAACACTAAAAATAAAATATACTGAAGTTGAAACTAAAAAAATCAGGGATGGAATTATTTGGGAAAGGAAAGTAGAAACTTACAATGGTCAAAAATTCCTAGTTAATTATTTACATGTCGATCCTAAAAAAGCTGAAATCAGTCCAATCATTTCTTCAAAAGGTATCGGAACAAGAGAGGATCTTAGAGAAATGATTAAAAATTCTCGCTGTATTGCAGGTATAAACGCAAATTATTTTGATCCTTCTACAAACATTCCTATAGATCTAGTTATAAAAGACGGGAAATTATTATCCGATAAATTTGGATTAAGACCTGTTTTTATTATTACATACGATAACGAAGTCTTTATAAAAAGAATCTTGGTTGAACTTAATGTTTACATTAATGATTTACTCTTTCTAGTAAAAGGAGTAAATACAAACGCAAAAGGAGAAGTTCTTCTTTATACTGAAGAGTATAAATTACCAATACCATATGATTCGGAAAAAAACTATTTTTTGATACAAGAAGGTAGAATCGTCGACACTGAATATTATAAATATGTTCCTGATGCTTCAATGATTCTCACAATAAGCAAAAAGTATGATAAATATTTAACAGACGTAGATGTTGGAACAAACGTAAAATTTGTTTTAAATACAGATTTTCCTTTTCCAATAAAACATGCAATAGGTGCTGGGCCTCTATTACTACAAAACGGAAATTTACTCCCCGATCCTTCAACTGAAAAAGTCAGTTATGGAAATGGAATAGCTTTTTCAAAAACAAATCGAACAATAATAGCTATAACTAAGGATAATAAGGTTGATTTCATAATAATAGAAGGATACAATAATGGTCCGGGAATGAATTACGACATGGCTGCTGATTTTCTTCTAAAAAAAGGCTACTTTTCCGCAATGATGTTAGACGGTGGCGGCTCAAGTGCTATGGTTATAAATGAAAAAGTCGTCAATCAAGATGGTGAAATTCAAAGAGGAATACCTGTTGGGATAGGAATTAAATAG
- the coaE gene encoding dephospho-CoA kinase (Dephospho-CoA kinase (CoaE) performs the final step in coenzyme A biosynthesis.), protein MRFILCITGKIGTGKTTVAHFFKNKGFSYINMDEIGHEAFDKKKHEIRDIFGTIDRKEISKIVFTNTEKLRVLESILHPEMKKILSEKLTRNLNYVIEAAIKRRLGIYCDFTITVTAEKKVIFNRLKNRGLSNIEIENILNSQFDVIPEGIVIDNSFSLEFLNKKLNFIYSFLKKSFEI, encoded by the coding sequence TTGAGATTTATTCTTTGTATTACTGGAAAAATTGGTACTGGTAAAACCACCGTCGCACATTTTTTCAAAAATAAAGGATTTTCATACATTAATATGGACGAAATTGGACATGAAGCTTTTGATAAAAAAAAGCATGAAATTCGTGATATTTTTGGTACTATTGATAGAAAAGAAATTTCAAAAATAGTTTTCACTAATACCGAAAAACTCAGAGTTTTGGAAAGTATTTTACACCCAGAAATGAAAAAGATTCTCTCGGAAAAATTAACTAGAAATCTCAATTATGTTATAGAAGCAGCTATTAAAAGAAGATTAGGAATTTATTGTGATTTTACCATTACTGTAACTGCTGAAAAAAAAGTAATCTTTAATAGATTAAAAAATAGGGGTTTAAGTAATATTGAAATTGAAAATATTTTAAATTCCCAATTTGATGTTATTCCAGAAGGAATTGTTATAGATAACAGTTTTTCATTAGAATTTCTTAACAAAAAACTTAATTTCATATATTCTTTCTTAAAAAAATCTTTTGAGATATAA
- the uvrB gene encoding excinuclease ABC subunit UvrB, whose amino-acid sequence MFKVFSDFEPSGDQPKAIKELVEGIRKNYRVQTLLGVTGSGKTFTMAKVIEEIQKPTLIISPNKTLAAQLYAEFKSFFPENKVEFFISYYDYYQPEAYIPTKDLYIEKNADINDVIARMRMSAIKAIMTRKDVIVVASVSAIYNCGDPRDFDELNFTVTVGDVIKISKLTKHLAKIGYERKEDVSLTGSFRIRGDVIEIYPTYQDEGIRIELFGDEVEAIYHIDPINREVMEKLDRVIIYPSKEFVTTEEKIRRAINGILKELEEQIKYFKRKGKILEAERIKQRTLNDIELLTALGYCTGIENYSRYFDGRKPGEPPYTLLDYFRDDYLLFIDESHITVPQLRAMYNGDYSRKKNLVEYGFRLPCAFDNRPLKFEEFWRKIPQVIFVSATPGEFEIRNSQKIVEQIIRPTGLVDPEVEVKPTKNQIDVLVDEIIKVKQRGERAIITVLTKKMAERLAEHLVEIGINALYIHSELDTIERVEVLKKLRRGDVDVVVGVNLLREGLDLPEVSLVAILDSDTEGFLRSETTLIQIIGRVARNENGKVLMFADRITPAMKRAIEETNRRRRLQLEYNKKYNIKPQTIIKPLNVEIFKPFMEEEETYKEEIQNVLSLKESLSLEEYIAILEEEMYKAAAELRYEDAAKLRDELFEAKEKLKSISKK is encoded by the coding sequence ATGTTTAAAGTATTTTCGGATTTTGAACCCTCTGGTGATCAACCCAAAGCTATAAAAGAATTAGTTGAGGGAATAAGGAAAAATTATAGAGTACAAACGTTATTGGGTGTAACAGGTAGTGGTAAAACTTTTACCATGGCAAAAGTTATTGAAGAAATACAAAAACCTACTTTAATTATTTCTCCAAATAAAACCCTTGCTGCACAATTATATGCAGAATTTAAATCATTTTTCCCAGAAAATAAGGTAGAATTCTTTATTAGTTATTATGATTATTATCAACCCGAAGCATATATTCCAACCAAAGATTTATATATTGAAAAAAATGCAGATATCAACGATGTTATTGCACGAATGAGAATGAGCGCAATAAAAGCAATTATGACAAGAAAGGATGTAATAGTAGTTGCTAGTGTATCTGCAATATACAATTGTGGTGATCCTAGAGATTTTGATGAATTAAATTTTACGGTAACTGTCGGAGATGTAATAAAAATAAGTAAATTAACAAAACATTTAGCAAAAATAGGATATGAGAGAAAGGAAGATGTATCTTTAACTGGAAGTTTTAGAATTAGAGGAGATGTAATTGAGATTTATCCGACGTACCAAGATGAGGGTATCCGAATAGAGTTATTTGGTGATGAAGTTGAGGCAATATACCATATTGATCCGATTAATAGAGAAGTTATGGAAAAACTTGATAGAGTGATAATATACCCTTCGAAGGAGTTTGTCACTACAGAAGAGAAAATTAGAAGAGCTATTAATGGGATATTAAAAGAATTAGAAGAACAGATAAAATACTTCAAAAGGAAAGGTAAGATTCTAGAAGCTGAAAGGATCAAACAAAGAACGTTAAATGATATAGAGTTATTAACTGCATTGGGATATTGCACTGGAATAGAAAATTATTCGAGATATTTTGATGGAAGAAAACCTGGAGAGCCTCCATATACACTTTTAGATTATTTTAGAGATGATTATTTATTATTTATTGATGAATCGCATATTACTGTTCCACAGTTAAGAGCAATGTACAATGGAGACTATTCGAGAAAGAAAAATTTAGTGGAATATGGGTTCAGATTACCGTGTGCCTTTGATAACAGACCATTGAAGTTTGAAGAATTTTGGAGAAAAATTCCACAAGTAATTTTCGTATCGGCAACTCCTGGAGAGTTTGAAATAAGAAATTCACAAAAAATTGTGGAACAAATAATTAGACCTACTGGGTTAGTTGATCCTGAAGTTGAAGTAAAACCGACAAAGAATCAGATCGATGTATTAGTAGATGAAATTATTAAAGTAAAACAACGTGGTGAAAGAGCAATAATTACAGTATTAACCAAAAAAATGGCAGAAAGACTTGCGGAACATCTGGTAGAAATAGGAATAAACGCACTTTATATACATTCAGAGTTAGATACAATTGAAAGAGTGGAGGTATTAAAGAAACTTAGACGTGGAGATGTAGATGTAGTTGTTGGTGTAAATCTTTTAAGAGAGGGTTTGGATTTACCTGAAGTTTCACTTGTCGCAATTTTGGATTCGGATACAGAGGGATTTTTGAGAAGTGAAACAACTTTAATACAAATAATTGGAAGAGTTGCTAGAAACGAAAATGGTAAGGTATTAATGTTTGCTGATAGGATTACTCCTGCTATGAAAAGAGCAATTGAAGAAACTAACAGAAGAAGAAGACTACAGTTAGAATATAATAAAAAATATAATATAAAGCCACAGACTATTATAAAACCTTTAAATGTTGAAATATTTAAGCCTTTCATGGAAGAAGAAGAAACTTACAAAGAAGAAATTCAAAATGTACTATCACTTAAAGAATCGTTATCTTTAGAAGAGTACATAGCAATACTTGAAGAGGAAATGTATAAAGCGGCTGCAGAATTGCGATATGAGGATGCTGCAAAATTAAGAGATGAACTTTTCGAAGCAAAGGAAAAATTAAAAAGTATTTCAAAAAAGTAA